One window of Macrococcus sp. 19Msa1099 genomic DNA carries:
- a CDS encoding MurR/RpiR family transcriptional regulator: MYSVLGQITKMYDSFTPVEKRIADVVIEYPEKVVNLPIKEIAHLSNTSEAAIVRFSKRLGLSGIKVVKVELARELHTIADKKVPTKIELTDDEEVMKEKVFNNTIQALYNTEKVISAKVIDEAAQAITSAKRVMIFGVGNSRVVATDLHVKLMNIDQSAILATDLLSAITLLGHYEAGDVLFITSETSKNKVITDICKYAKEKGIKIILLTQKFSSPAIRMADIVLAMAKEENEINLGYMTVRTAQLTIVDVLYLRVCAYLKDTVLSNMQNLNETRKITHEQENL, translated from the coding sequence ATGTATTCAGTATTAGGTCAAATTACAAAGATGTACGATAGCTTTACACCAGTTGAAAAAAGGATTGCCGACGTTGTCATTGAGTACCCTGAAAAGGTGGTCAACTTACCAATCAAAGAAATTGCACATCTTTCAAATACAAGTGAAGCAGCCATTGTACGCTTCAGTAAGCGTCTTGGATTATCTGGGATTAAAGTGGTTAAGGTGGAGCTCGCACGTGAACTTCACACAATTGCAGATAAAAAGGTACCGACGAAGATTGAATTAACAGACGATGAAGAAGTAATGAAAGAGAAAGTCTTCAACAATACAATTCAAGCACTTTATAATACAGAGAAGGTCATTTCTGCTAAAGTGATTGATGAAGCGGCCCAGGCAATTACAAGTGCAAAACGCGTTATGATCTTTGGCGTCGGGAACTCAAGAGTTGTTGCGACAGATTTGCATGTAAAGCTGATGAATATTGATCAGTCTGCAATTCTGGCAACAGATCTTTTATCTGCGATTACATTATTAGGACACTATGAAGCAGGAGATGTATTATTCATTACATCTGAAACAAGTAAGAATAAGGTTATTACAGATATTTGTAAATATGCAAAAGAGAAAGGGATTAAGATTATATTATTAACACAAAAGTTCTCATCTCCTGCTATTCGTATGGCGGATATTGTACTTGCGATGGCGAAAGAAGAAAATGAAATCAATTTAGGATATATGACAGTACGTACAGCACAACTTACAATTGTGGACGTACTTTATTTAAGAGTTTGTGCGTATTTAAAGGATACAGTATTATCTAATATGCAGAATTTAAATGAAACACGTAAAATTACGCACGAACAAGAGAACTTATAA
- the tatC gene encoding twin-arginine translocase subunit TatC, producing the protein MNKDDLTVVEHLEELRKRIMTVCYFLVAGVIVGFYFGKPVTKYLTKDDVPKEITLHYFKVSDPLTIYITVIMLIALILISPVILYQIWAFISPGLHPKERSATLAYIPISIILFLAGLLFSYYLVFPYLIFFTLGLASEIGVNQMIGVREYFNEMLRFTLPFGFVFQLPILLLFLTRLGIVTPMFLSKNRKYAYFILFVFAALIAPADFMTYLMFAVPMLLLYEVSIQISKIGYRQYLKGEQKLIEEELEK; encoded by the coding sequence ATGAATAAAGATGATTTAACAGTAGTTGAGCATTTAGAAGAACTGCGTAAACGAATTATGACAGTCTGTTACTTCTTAGTAGCAGGCGTTATCGTCGGATTCTACTTCGGAAAGCCGGTCACAAAGTACTTGACGAAGGATGATGTGCCAAAAGAAATTACTTTACATTACTTTAAAGTAAGTGATCCGCTGACAATTTATATTACAGTGATTATGTTAATTGCACTCATCTTAATCTCGCCTGTTATTCTGTATCAAATATGGGCGTTTATCTCACCCGGACTGCATCCCAAAGAAAGAAGCGCTACGTTAGCATATATTCCGATCAGTATTATATTATTTCTTGCTGGGCTATTGTTCAGTTATTATTTAGTATTTCCTTACCTCATCTTCTTTACGTTAGGGCTCGCAAGCGAGATTGGTGTCAACCAGATGATTGGTGTAAGAGAGTACTTTAACGAAATGCTGCGCTTTACGCTGCCTTTCGGGTTTGTCTTTCAGTTACCGATTCTTTTACTGTTCTTAACACGACTTGGTATCGTCACACCGATGTTCTTAAGTAAGAACCGTAAGTATGCTTATTTTATTTTATTTGTCTTTGCCGCATTAATTGCACCTGCTGACTTTATGACGTATTTAATGTTCGCTGTGCCGATGTTACTGCTGTATGAAGTGAGTATCCAAATAAGCAAGATCGGCTATAGACAATATTTAAAAGGTGAACAGAAACTGATTGAAGAAGAACTTGAGAAGTAG
- a CDS encoding VOC family protein gives MEKQFFSKDTHIGAVHLNVNFMDNSVKFYHEILGLDIIEHTPSFSALGVNDSVLIYLYQTNHARVQTAGLFHFALLVPSRAALGNIFYHLIKTEYPLAGASNHDVSEAIYLQDPEGNGIEIYRDVPSNEWQFEPNGDIVMGTSEMDYAAVIEANHNRPFDGMPKDTIIGHMHLSVIDLNQSIAFYNELFGLDVMTRYGSQAAFMATAGYHHHLGLNTWQHQTERARLDYPGLRKFDLNIPNEEDLQHFLETLSEKGLTQSKDENSNIIYDPSGIGIRIMTKN, from the coding sequence ATGGAGAAACAATTCTTTTCGAAAGACACACATATTGGTGCTGTACATCTTAACGTTAACTTTATGGATAACAGCGTAAAGTTTTATCATGAAATATTAGGTCTGGATATTATCGAGCATACCCCTTCATTTTCAGCACTTGGGGTTAATGATAGCGTTCTAATCTACTTATATCAGACGAATCATGCGCGTGTTCAAACTGCAGGGCTGTTTCACTTTGCACTATTAGTTCCTTCTCGTGCTGCGCTCGGCAATATTTTCTACCACCTCATTAAGACTGAATATCCGTTAGCAGGTGCGAGCAATCATGATGTTTCAGAAGCCATCTATTTGCAGGACCCGGAAGGTAATGGGATAGAGATTTACAGAGATGTGCCAAGCAATGAATGGCAGTTTGAACCAAATGGTGATATCGTCATGGGTACATCTGAGATGGATTATGCAGCTGTTATTGAAGCGAATCATAACCGTCCATTCGATGGTATGCCGAAGGACACAATCATCGGACATATGCATCTATCAGTCATTGATTTAAATCAGTCCATTGCATTTTATAATGAATTGTTTGGATTAGATGTAATGACTCGCTATGGTAGTCAGGCGGCATTTATGGCAACAGCCGGGTATCATCATCATCTCGGATTAAATACATGGCAACATCAGACCGAGCGCGCACGTCTTGACTATCCAGGATTAAGGAAATTTGATCTGAATATCCCGAACGAAGAAGACCTCCAGCACTTTTTAGAAACATTATCAGAAAAAGGATTAACTCAGTCAAAAGACGAGAATTCAAATATTATATATGACCCTAGCGGCATTGGAATTAGAATAATGACAAAAAATTAG
- a CDS encoding GH32 C-terminal domain-containing protein codes for MMKESQIVPLTEQELEELEAQVGSKLDVYPSQLNYNIADHGFDYQPVTFMLDEQDRCLLIGRIGDVLATPRIVSIEDGQLRQRPLLSSSRQGKLETAEGYATRKNVRLHPYEGNNYELVAEIIENNALEYILELRVSRKERTVLIYDTEKRIFTVDRSDSGLIDEPYTKFITLHEPLTKLHCIVHKQTIEIFINDGEAVMSTRINTSESADGIRTSAVHGDVYLKLWKYDLKDA; via the coding sequence ATGATGAAGGAATCCCAGATAGTGCCATTAACAGAGCAGGAATTAGAGGAACTTGAAGCGCAAGTCGGCAGCAAGTTAGATGTGTATCCATCACAATTGAATTATAATATTGCTGACCATGGATTCGATTATCAGCCCGTCACCTTTATGCTGGATGAACAAGACCGTTGCCTATTAATCGGCAGAATTGGTGATGTACTTGCTACACCAAGGATTGTGTCAATCGAGGACGGACAGCTAAGACAACGGCCACTGCTTTCTTCTAGTAGGCAAGGCAAACTTGAAACAGCAGAAGGTTACGCCACAAGGAAGAATGTTCGCCTGCATCCTTATGAAGGCAATAATTATGAACTTGTCGCTGAGATTATAGAGAATAATGCCTTAGAATATATACTTGAATTACGTGTTTCAAGAAAAGAGCGCACGGTATTGATCTATGACACAGAGAAAAGAATATTTACTGTGGATCGTTCGGATAGTGGTTTGATTGATGAACCCTATACAAAGTTTATTACGTTGCACGAACCATTGACAAAGTTACACTGCATTGTTCATAAACAGACGATAGAGATATTTATCAATGATGGAGAAGCAGTAATGTCCACGCGTATTAATACATCAGAATCAGCAGATGGCATTAGAACATCGGCGGTTCATGGGGATGTTTATTTGAAGCTATGGAAGTATGATTTAAAGGATGCATAA
- a CDS encoding LPXTG cell wall anchor domain-containing protein, with protein MHKFKVKAVAALVCTFGLTSYHAALTEAADNSVTVEQPSSEQVESINTESSLKSTEDKSSESPVIEILSTEIIKDDETTEMPTTEAPTTEAPTTEAMTTVLPSKEQTLTTELPSVEVDQPTERLTAEYPVTEHPTAEHPTTEDPAIQEPIESPTGEEFTDSVITPPQDSDNQSVREKSPLNEPSAGTVDIPELPDTPVSPVEPSDSEPEHPSLEEDDDLLGINPGKFKPTDGEAYYAVLDKQVCDLVTREIGKSKKNHQDEDSKTTSKQKQKVKKHSELPDTGENVFMYVLASVSLLLSGLILLRRL; from the coding sequence ATGCACAAATTTAAGGTGAAAGCTGTTGCGGCATTGGTATGTACGTTCGGTTTAACGTCGTACCATGCAGCGCTGACTGAAGCAGCAGATAACTCAGTGACAGTAGAACAGCCATCAAGTGAGCAAGTAGAATCTATAAATACCGAATCTTCATTGAAATCGACTGAAGACAAAAGTTCAGAAAGCCCGGTAATTGAAATCTTGTCTACTGAAATTATCAAGGATGATGAGACGACAGAAATGCCAACAACAGAGGCACCAACAACAGAAGCACCAACAACAGAAGCAATGACCACAGTATTACCATCCAAAGAACAGACATTAACGACAGAATTACCTTCAGTTGAAGTCGATCAACCGACTGAACGCCTAACAGCAGAATATCCCGTTACAGAACATCCAACAGCAGAACATCCAACAACAGAGGATCCAGCAATCCAAGAACCGATAGAATCACCTACAGGTGAAGAGTTTACAGATTCAGTAATAACGCCTCCACAAGATAGTGATAATCAATCGGTGAGAGAGAAGTCACCTTTAAATGAACCGTCAGCAGGCACAGTTGATATTCCTGAGTTGCCTGATACTCCGGTGAGTCCAGTAGAACCTAGTGATAGTGAGCCGGAACATCCTTCTCTTGAAGAAGATGATGATTTGCTTGGCATTAATCCGGGAAAGTTTAAACCAACAGATGGCGAAGCGTATTATGCAGTGCTTGATAAACAAGTGTGTGACCTCGTGACACGTGAAATTGGTAAATCTAAAAAAAACCATCAAGACGAGGATTCAAAAACGACTTCAAAGCAAAAACAAAAAGTAAAAAAGCATTCTGAGCTGCCCGATACAGGTGAAAATGTCTTCATGTATGTATTAGCATCTGTGAGTTTGTTGTTATCAGGATTAATCTTATTAAGAAGATTATAA
- a CDS encoding type II CAAX endopeptidase family protein — protein MKHNRKWINILTVLLYIGSQLFVLIPTSIFLKQGLDNDAAFLKSIPYYVGSFVVASILVIYINTKIKNKTHLERSVKTDTLSTIGLIIGGLFISLFTQMMLGMVNTYILNQPMESQNTTQIMGIAKQAPIFIILIAIVGPILEEFVFRKVIFGELYELIKGNRAVAFTISVLISGFIFSAAHSDFNHTLIYMGMSVVFSGLYVLSNRIIVPIAAHMLMNGFVVLMQVVFADKVIEAQKQLEQTNFIWHLFN, from the coding sequence TATTCGTATTAATACCGACCAGTATCTTTCTTAAGCAAGGGCTTGATAACGATGCAGCGTTCTTAAAATCCATCCCATATTACGTCGGGTCATTTGTCGTAGCAAGTATTCTTGTTATCTATATCAATACGAAAATCAAAAATAAGACACACCTTGAACGTTCAGTTAAGACTGATACGTTATCAACAATCGGGTTAATCATCGGAGGATTATTCATTTCATTATTTACGCAGATGATGCTCGGCATGGTCAATACATATATATTAAATCAACCTATGGAAAGTCAGAATACGACGCAGATTATGGGTATCGCGAAACAAGCTCCTATATTCATTATACTGATTGCAATTGTCGGACCGATATTGGAAGAATTCGTATTCAGAAAAGTTATATTCGGGGAGCTTTATGAACTAATTAAAGGAAACCGCGCCGTTGCTTTTACAATCAGCGTACTCATCAGCGGCTTTATCTTCTCAGCAGCACACAGTGATTTCAATCATACACTCATTTACATGGGCATGTCAGTCGTATTCAGTGGTTTATATGTATTATCGAATCGTATCATCGTGCCAATCGCAGCACATATGCTGATGAATGGATTCGTCGTCTTAATGCAAGTTGTATTCGCTGATAAAGTGATTGAAGCACAGAAACAATTAGAGCAGACAAACTTTATATGGCATTTATTTAACTAA
- a CDS encoding phosphate--AMP phosphotransferase gives MTKIDKQLQLTTAELVRKTHEAGIPVMIVFEGIPASGKSRLSNELLLTLDAKYTNFYATKRPDEELLRYPFLYPYWNNIPKKGGVTLFFRSWYAQKLDFEEHGYKKDIIKDYDLLTQEIKGFESMLSDDGYVIIKFYLSVNEQKRQEHIEQTKKNPLTRWKAQEYETSIPTKVYQDGMIDLMKATEEIAPWTHIDYTERGKAVNEMYEVIIKRLEKALKAKEKSKQDERDGAFTEDFSTDMFEDTSDDMSKAEYKELLPKLQARIRELQYALYERKIPLMLVYEGMDAAGKGGNIKRVRESLDPTGYEVNAISAPTETELSYHYLWRFATDVPRSGHIEIFDRSWYGRVLVERVEGFATNKEWQRAYDEINKFEKALTIEGAIVIKFFLVLDKDEQLKRFEERQVTPEKQWKITDEDWRNREKWDLYLEASKDMIDNTTTEHAPWVIIPANNKRAARIKALKTIISVCEERLWNVKKLW, from the coding sequence ATGACGAAAATAGATAAACAGTTACAGCTTACGACAGCAGAGCTCGTAAGAAAGACACATGAAGCAGGCATTCCGGTTATGATTGTATTTGAGGGGATACCAGCTTCAGGAAAGTCACGACTATCTAACGAACTCTTGCTGACGCTTGATGCAAAATATACAAACTTCTATGCGACGAAACGTCCGGATGAAGAGTTATTACGCTATCCATTCCTGTACCCATATTGGAACAACATTCCGAAAAAAGGCGGGGTAACGCTGTTCTTTAGGAGTTGGTATGCCCAGAAACTTGATTTTGAAGAGCATGGCTATAAGAAAGATATCATTAAAGATTATGATTTATTAACGCAGGAAATTAAAGGGTTTGAATCGATGTTGTCAGATGATGGCTATGTGATTATTAAATTTTATCTATCAGTAAATGAACAAAAGCGTCAGGAGCATATAGAGCAGACGAAGAAGAATCCATTGACACGCTGGAAAGCTCAGGAATATGAAACGAGTATTCCGACCAAAGTCTACCAGGACGGTATGATTGATTTGATGAAAGCGACAGAAGAGATTGCACCATGGACACATATCGACTATACAGAACGTGGTAAAGCAGTCAATGAAATGTACGAAGTCATCATTAAGCGACTTGAAAAAGCGCTGAAAGCTAAAGAGAAATCTAAGCAAGATGAACGAGACGGCGCCTTTACAGAAGACTTCTCAACAGACATGTTCGAGGATACGTCGGATGATATGTCTAAAGCAGAATATAAAGAACTATTACCGAAATTACAGGCGCGTATCCGTGAACTTCAATATGCACTGTATGAACGTAAAATTCCTCTGATGCTCGTATATGAAGGCATGGACGCTGCAGGTAAGGGCGGTAATATTAAACGTGTCCGTGAAAGTCTGGATCCAACAGGATACGAAGTGAATGCCATCAGTGCACCAACTGAAACAGAACTGAGCTATCACTATTTATGGCGCTTTGCGACAGATGTGCCGAGAAGCGGGCATATCGAAATCTTCGACCGCAGCTGGTATGGACGTGTACTCGTTGAACGTGTGGAAGGCTTCGCAACGAATAAAGAATGGCAGCGCGCATACGATGAGATTAATAAATTTGAGAAAGCATTGACGATAGAAGGTGCCATTGTGATTAAGTTCTTCCTTGTTCTGGATAAAGATGAACAGTTGAAACGCTTTGAAGAACGACAAGTTACCCCTGAGAAGCAATGGAAGATAACAGATGAAGACTGGCGTAACCGTGAGAAGTGGGACCTATATCTTGAAGCAAGTAAAGATATGATTGATAATACGACAACCGAACATGCACCGTGGGTAATTATCCCGGCAAACAACAAACGAGCCGCACGAATTAAAGCACTGAAAACCATCATCTCCGTATGTGAAGAACGACTGTGGAATGTGAAGAAGCTTTGGTAG
- a CDS encoding twin-arginine translocase TatA/TatE family subunit — MFLGLALSGPVVIFLGIIALIIFGPKKLPEFGRAMGTSLKEFKDATDGIMKDHEDKDNKDIK, encoded by the coding sequence ATGTTTTTAGGTTTAGCATTATCAGGACCAGTTGTTATATTTCTAGGAATTATCGCTTTAATTATCTTTGGTCCTAAGAAATTACCAGAGTTTGGTCGTGCCATGGGAACATCTCTTAAAGAATTCAAAGATGCAACAGATGGCATCATGAAGGATCACGAAGATAAAGATAACAAAGATATCAAATAA
- a CDS encoding M3 family oligoendopeptidase has translation MTTFQNYKYERPDLHAVDQSIDQLLEQFEAASSAEAQIKLIDEINVVRKHLDTAMNLAYVRASINTNDAFYSEERDYLDAHGGEVVQIESKFYNALANSKFKDELRETYGDQLFDLAELFVKQYDDSIKDLLNKENKISSEYSKLVASAEIEFKGETYTFAQMGQFLDSADRSVRKEAKLAMEEYRAAQLEQYDAIYDRLVKVRHEIATKLGFKNFIELGYVRMNRVDYTPDMVKRYRDQIHKHVVPVAQSLYQSQMKRNGWDSLKPYDENIVFLSGNEKPKDDGKTILENGRKMYKELSAETDEFYQFMMDRELFDAEAKKGKEAGGYCTFIQDYKSPFIFSNFNGTDHDITVLTHEAGHAFQVHRSQDLIPDYLWPTHESCEIHSMSMEFFTYKWMDLFFNNPDKFKYKHIGDAIKFLPYGVAVDEFQHIVYEHPELTPQERRAEWTKLEQKYLPHKDHDGIASLESGAFWHRQGHIFGSPFYYIDYTLAQVCAFQFFKRSTEDFEEAWKDYLHICDIGGSLPFNKIVEAANLRSPFQDGALEDTMTFLEDYLDEIDTSNF, from the coding sequence ATGACAACATTCCAAAACTATAAATATGAGCGACCTGACTTGCATGCAGTTGACCAATCTATCGATCAGTTACTTGAACAGTTTGAAGCAGCATCATCTGCTGAAGCACAAATAAAGCTGATTGATGAGATTAACGTAGTAAGAAAGCATCTTGATACTGCAATGAATCTTGCTTACGTGCGTGCTTCAATTAATACAAATGATGCATTTTATTCTGAAGAGCGAGATTATCTGGATGCACATGGTGGAGAAGTCGTTCAGATTGAATCCAAGTTCTATAATGCACTTGCAAACAGTAAATTTAAAGATGAATTGCGTGAAACCTATGGTGACCAGCTGTTTGATCTTGCTGAGCTGTTCGTGAAACAGTACGATGATTCAATCAAGGATCTCTTGAACAAAGAAAATAAAATCTCATCTGAATATAGTAAGCTCGTTGCTTCAGCAGAAATTGAATTTAAAGGTGAAACATACACGTTCGCTCAGATGGGACAATTTCTCGATTCTGCAGACAGATCCGTACGTAAGGAAGCGAAACTTGCAATGGAAGAATATCGTGCTGCGCAGTTAGAGCAGTACGATGCAATCTATGATCGACTCGTTAAAGTACGTCATGAAATCGCAACGAAACTGGGCTTTAAAAACTTTATCGAACTTGGTTATGTGCGTATGAACCGAGTGGATTACACACCCGACATGGTAAAGAGATATCGTGATCAGATTCATAAGCATGTTGTCCCAGTTGCACAAAGTTTGTATCAGTCTCAAATGAAGCGTAATGGATGGGATAGCTTAAAGCCATACGATGAGAACATTGTGTTCTTATCAGGGAACGAGAAACCAAAAGATGATGGGAAAACAATCTTAGAGAACGGTCGTAAAATGTATAAAGAGCTCAGTGCAGAAACAGATGAATTCTACCAGTTCATGATGGACCGCGAACTGTTTGATGCAGAAGCGAAGAAAGGGAAAGAGGCTGGAGGTTACTGTACGTTTATCCAAGACTATAAATCGCCGTTTATCTTCTCTAACTTTAATGGAACAGATCATGATATTACCGTACTTACACATGAAGCTGGGCATGCATTTCAAGTACACCGTTCACAGGACTTAATTCCGGACTATTTATGGCCGACGCACGAATCATGTGAAATTCATTCAATGAGTATGGAGTTCTTCACATATAAATGGATGGATCTCTTCTTTAACAACCCAGATAAGTTCAAATATAAACATATCGGGGATGCCATCAAGTTCTTACCCTATGGTGTGGCCGTTGATGAATTTCAGCATATCGTCTATGAGCATCCTGAATTAACGCCGCAAGAACGTCGTGCTGAATGGACGAAGCTTGAACAGAAGTATCTGCCGCATAAAGATCATGACGGAATCGCGTCTTTAGAAAGCGGTGCATTCTGGCATCGTCAAGGTCATATCTTTGGGTCGCCGTTCTATTATATTGACTACACGCTTGCACAAGTTTGTGCCTTCCAGTTCTTCAAACGTTCAACAGAGGATTTTGAAGAGGCATGGAAAGATTATCTGCACATCTGTGATATTGGTGGGTCATTACCATTCAATAAAATTGTTGAAGCGGCAAACTTACGCTCTCCATTCCAAGATGGTGCATTAGAAGATACGATGACTTTCCTTGAAGATTATCTTGATGAAATCGATACGAGCAATTTTTAG
- a CDS encoding redox-sensing transcriptional repressor Rex encodes MSKDQIKIPKATLKRLPLYYRFVNTLYNSNVERVSSKELSEGLQIDSATIRRDFSYFGELGKKGYGYNVKFLLNFFKTTLQQDMITKVAIIGVGNLGTALVNYNFSINDRMKITAAFDVNDEAIGRKIGKIEVQDMKEFEKVVEATGIQVVILTVPGSVAQDVANRVTKAQIKGILNFTPERLNVPSGVHVHHIDLGVELQSLIFFMKNH; translated from the coding sequence ATGTCGAAGGACCAAATCAAGATTCCTAAAGCCACTTTGAAACGACTTCCTTTATATTATCGTTTTGTTAATACGTTATATAATTCAAATGTTGAACGAGTGAGCAGTAAGGAATTAAGTGAAGGATTACAGATTGATTCTGCAACAATACGCAGAGATTTTTCTTATTTTGGAGAACTTGGCAAGAAAGGATACGGATATAACGTTAAATTCCTGCTAAATTTCTTTAAGACGACGTTACAGCAAGATATGATTACGAAGGTCGCGATTATCGGTGTCGGTAATTTAGGGACAGCACTAGTGAACTACAACTTCTCGATTAATGATAGAATGAAGATAACAGCAGCATTCGATGTGAATGATGAAGCGATTGGTCGTAAGATTGGCAAGATTGAAGTTCAGGATATGAAAGAGTTTGAGAAGGTTGTAGAAGCTACAGGGATTCAAGTCGTTATCTTAACGGTTCCAGGTAGTGTTGCTCAAGACGTCGCAAATAGAGTGACAAAAGCACAAATAAAAGGTATATTAAACTTTACACCAGAACGTTTAAATGTACCGAGCGGAGTACATGTACATCACATTGATCTCGGCGTAGAATTACAATCATTAATTTTCTTTATGAAAAATCATTAG